A genomic segment from Nocardia cyriacigeorgica GUH-2 encodes:
- a CDS encoding transposase: MKQVVAVKLLPTAKQADALAATLLTANTAATWLSAKAKRDGQRSRTDLQRAHYRSVKAAGLSAQPALHVIRKVADAWKTRAANLEAGTYGPKDSTRYQRAANTPIRFRPDAAQPYDDRCLSWQYDTRTVSIWTTSGRLKGIRYTGSADQLETLQRYRQGETDLVRRDGMWFLYSTCEVPEPPLISPTRWIGVDLGLANIAVTNTGYRAAGRGLRRHREQQRELRRKLQAKGTKAAKRVLKRRRRKETRQGVCPVNG, from the coding sequence GTGAAGCAGGTCGTTGCGGTCAAGTTGCTGCCGACGGCGAAGCAGGCCGACGCACTCGCCGCTACGCTTCTTACGGCTAACACCGCTGCGACATGGCTCTCGGCGAAGGCGAAACGAGACGGACAACGGAGTCGGACCGATCTCCAGCGCGCTCACTACCGCAGCGTGAAGGCTGCGGGTTTGTCGGCCCAGCCCGCCTTGCATGTGATCCGGAAGGTTGCCGACGCCTGGAAGACAAGGGCGGCGAACCTCGAAGCCGGCACTTACGGCCCGAAAGACAGCACTCGATACCAGCGCGCCGCGAACACACCGATTCGATTCCGGCCCGATGCGGCGCAGCCCTACGATGACCGCTGCCTATCCTGGCAGTACGACACCCGGACGGTCTCCATCTGGACGACCTCCGGTCGCCTGAAGGGCATCCGATACACAGGATCCGCTGATCAGTTGGAAACCCTTCAGCGATATCGGCAAGGCGAAACCGATCTCGTGCGCCGGGATGGAATGTGGTTCCTGTACTCGACGTGCGAAGTCCCGGAACCGCCATTGATCAGCCCGACCAGGTGGATTGGGGTTGATCTCGGGCTCGCAAATATTGCGGTCACGAACACGGGGTACCGGGCCGCTGGACGTGGGCTCCGTCGACACCGTGAACAACAGCGGGAGCTCCGCCGGAAGTTGCAGGCGAAAGGTACGAAAGCTGCAAAGCGAGTACTAAAGCGGCGACGCCGCAAAGAGACTCGCCAAGGGGTGTGTCCAGTTAACGGCTGA
- a CDS encoding MbtH family protein, whose amino-acid sequence MSTNPFDDEDGRFFVLVNDEEQHSLWPAFAEVPAGWRVVFGEDSRAACVEYVEKNWTDMRPKSLRDAMAADDAARQGAQS is encoded by the coding sequence ATGAGCACCAACCCCTTCGACGACGAAGACGGCCGCTTCTTCGTTCTGGTCAACGACGAGGAACAGCACTCCCTGTGGCCGGCCTTCGCGGAGGTCCCGGCCGGATGGCGAGTGGTGTTCGGCGAAGACAGCCGCGCCGCCTGCGTCGAGTACGTCGAGAAGAACTGGACCGACATGCGTCCCAAGAGCCTGCGCGACGCCATGGCCGCCGACGACGCGGCCCGCCAGGGCGCCCAGTCCTGA
- a CDS encoding alpha/beta fold hydrolase, with protein MPLATVNGISLNYQVKGDRAKGTDTKGGGPLVVMIMGTGSPGRVWELHQVPALVAAGYRVCTFDNRGIAPSYEAADGMTIDQLVADTAGLIELLDEGPALVVGTSMGARVAQELALARPDLVRKAVFLAGHGRLDQFQKTLSLGEHELDASAIALPPKYEAAVTAVMNLSPATMADPNAARDWLDLFEFTGGPVTPGIRAQRRMDHDFDRVQAYRAITVPCLAVGFADDRMIPPYLSREVADAIPGARYQEIPDAGHYGYLERPEAVNKILLDFFAA; from the coding sequence ATGCCACTGGCCACGGTGAACGGAATTTCACTCAACTACCAGGTCAAGGGCGACCGAGCCAAGGGCACCGACACCAAGGGCGGCGGCCCGCTGGTCGTGATGATCATGGGCACCGGTAGCCCCGGCCGGGTATGGGAGCTGCATCAGGTGCCCGCCCTGGTGGCGGCCGGCTATCGGGTGTGCACCTTCGACAACCGCGGCATCGCGCCGTCCTACGAGGCCGCCGACGGAATGACGATCGACCAGCTGGTCGCCGACACCGCCGGTCTGATCGAGCTGCTCGACGAGGGCCCGGCGCTGGTCGTCGGCACCTCGATGGGCGCGCGAGTGGCCCAGGAGCTGGCACTGGCCCGCCCCGATCTGGTGCGCAAGGCGGTGTTCCTCGCCGGTCACGGACGCCTCGACCAGTTCCAGAAAACGCTCTCGCTCGGCGAACACGAGCTGGACGCCAGCGCCATCGCGCTGCCGCCGAAGTACGAGGCCGCGGTCACCGCGGTGATGAACCTGTCCCCGGCCACCATGGCCGATCCCAACGCCGCCCGCGACTGGCTGGATCTGTTCGAGTTCACCGGCGGACCGGTCACGCCGGGCATCCGTGCCCAGCGGCGGATGGATCACGATTTCGACCGGGTGCAGGCCTACCGGGCCATCACGGTGCCGTGCCTGGCGGTCGGCTTCGCCGATGACCGGATGATTCCGCCGTACCTGTCGCGCGAGGTCGCCGACGCCATCCCCGGTGCCCGCTACCAGGAGATTCCCGACGCCGGGCACTACGGTTACCTGGAGCGGCCGGAAGCGGTGAACAAGATCCTGCTGGATTTCTTTGCCGCCTGA
- a CDS encoding trehalose-6-phosphate synthase — protein MVAEPEPIQAQPIGAGGGNSGFVVVANRLPVDLEKLPDGGTRWKRSPGGLVTALEPVLRSNKGAWVGWAGVPDVDVDPIIEDGLELHPVPLSAQEVEDYYEGFSNGTLWPLYHDVIVRPVYDRKWWAAYVQVNRRFAEATAKVAAEGATVWVQDYQLQLVPKMLRMLRPDLTIGFFLHIPFPPVELFMQMPWRTEIIEGLLGADLIGFHLPGGAQNFLYLARRLAGQPTSRGTVGVRSKLGVVQVGFRNVRVGAFPISIASAELDEHSRRRSVRERAAKIRAELGNPKNILLGVDRLDYTKGIDIRLNALEELLMEGRVDPSDTVMVQLATPSRERVQSYIKMRGDIERQVGRINGEFARVGYPVVHYLHRPIPREELIAFFVAADAMLVTPLRDGMNLVAKEYVACHSGLNGALVLSEFTGAAAELRQSYLCNPHDLDSVKDAIASALTDDRDTKRRRMRSLRRQVLTHDVDRWARAFLDALAHDQVAGSALLSEEDMYSEPQR, from the coding sequence GTGGTCGCCGAACCCGAACCGATCCAGGCGCAGCCCATCGGCGCAGGCGGCGGCAACTCCGGGTTCGTCGTGGTCGCCAACCGCCTCCCGGTCGATCTCGAGAAACTCCCCGACGGCGGCACGCGCTGGAAGCGCAGCCCGGGTGGGCTGGTCACCGCGTTGGAGCCGGTGCTGCGCAGCAACAAGGGCGCCTGGGTGGGCTGGGCCGGTGTCCCGGACGTCGACGTCGATCCGATCATCGAGGACGGTCTCGAGCTGCATCCGGTGCCGTTGTCGGCGCAGGAGGTCGAGGACTACTACGAGGGCTTCTCCAACGGCACGCTGTGGCCGCTCTACCACGACGTCATCGTGCGCCCGGTCTACGACCGCAAGTGGTGGGCGGCCTATGTGCAGGTGAACCGGCGTTTCGCCGAGGCCACCGCGAAGGTCGCCGCCGAGGGCGCGACGGTGTGGGTGCAGGACTATCAGCTCCAGCTGGTGCCGAAGATGCTGCGGATGCTGCGCCCGGATCTGACCATCGGCTTCTTCCTGCACATCCCGTTTCCGCCGGTCGAGCTGTTCATGCAGATGCCGTGGCGCACCGAGATCATCGAGGGCCTGCTCGGCGCCGATCTGATCGGTTTCCACCTGCCCGGCGGCGCGCAGAACTTCCTCTACCTGGCCCGCAGGCTGGCCGGTCAGCCCACCTCGCGCGGCACCGTCGGGGTGCGGTCGAAGCTGGGTGTGGTGCAGGTCGGATTCCGCAATGTGCGGGTGGGCGCCTTCCCGATCTCGATCGCCTCGGCCGAACTCGACGAGCATTCGCGCCGCCGTTCGGTGCGCGAGCGGGCCGCCAAGATCCGCGCCGAGCTGGGCAATCCGAAGAACATCCTGCTGGGCGTCGACCGGCTCGACTACACCAAGGGCATCGATATCCGGCTCAACGCGCTGGAAGAGCTGCTGATGGAGGGCCGGGTCGACCCGTCGGACACGGTGATGGTGCAGCTGGCCACGCCGAGCCGCGAGCGGGTGCAGAGCTACATCAAGATGCGTGGCGACATCGAACGCCAGGTCGGCCGGATCAACGGCGAGTTCGCCCGGGTCGGCTACCCGGTCGTGCACTATCTGCACCGGCCCATCCCCCGCGAGGAGCTGATCGCGTTCTTCGTCGCCGCCGACGCCATGCTGGTGACGCCGCTGCGCGACGGTATGAACCTGGTGGCCAAGGAGTACGTGGCCTGCCACAGCGGCCTCAACGGCGCGTTGGTGCTGAGCGAATTCACCGGTGCGGCAGCGGAATTGCGGCAGTCGTATCTGTGTAATCCGCACGATCTGGATTCGGTGAAGGACGCGATCGCCTCGGCGCTGACCGACGATCGCGACACCAAGCGGCGCCGGATGCGGTCGCTGCGCAGGCAGGTACTCACCCACGACGTCGACCGCTGGGCACGCGCGTTCCTGGACGCGCTGGCCCACGATCAGGTCGCGGGCAGTGCCCTGCTCTCCGAGGAGGACATGTACTCCGAACCGCAGCGCTGA
- a CDS encoding response regulator transcription factor, with the protein MTATPQQAPEARVLVVDDEPMIVELLDVSLRFQGFEVATAADGAQALDLARSFRPQALIVDVMMPGMDGFGLLRRLRADGIDAPVLFLTARDDVHDKVTGLTLGADDYVTKPFSLEEVVARLRVILRRAGQVNPPPEHARLRFADIELDDDTHEVWKAGEPVALSPTEFTLLRYFIVNAGTVLSKPRILDHVWRYDFGGEVGVVETYVSYLRKKVDTGEQRLIHTLRGVGYVLREPDSGRR; encoded by the coding sequence ATGACCGCAACGCCGCAACAGGCACCCGAGGCGCGGGTGCTGGTGGTCGACGACGAGCCGATGATCGTCGAGCTGCTCGATGTCAGCCTGCGCTTTCAGGGCTTCGAGGTGGCCACCGCGGCCGACGGCGCCCAGGCGCTGGATCTGGCGCGGAGCTTCCGGCCGCAGGCGCTCATCGTCGACGTGATGATGCCGGGCATGGACGGTTTCGGCCTGCTGCGACGGCTGCGGGCCGACGGGATCGACGCACCGGTACTGTTCCTCACCGCCCGCGACGATGTACACGACAAGGTGACCGGCCTGACCCTCGGCGCCGACGATTACGTCACCAAACCGTTCAGCCTCGAAGAGGTGGTGGCGCGGCTGCGGGTGATCCTGCGCCGCGCCGGACAGGTGAATCCGCCGCCGGAGCACGCCCGGCTGCGGTTCGCCGATATCGAACTCGACGACGACACCCACGAGGTGTGGAAAGCCGGTGAGCCGGTGGCATTGTCGCCCACCGAGTTCACACTGTTGCGGTATTTCATCGTCAATGCGGGCACCGTGCTGAGTAAGCCGCGGATCCTGGATCATGTGTGGCGCTACGACTTCGGCGGTGAGGTCGGAGTGGTGGAGACGTATGTGTCGTATCTGCGCAAGAAGGTCGACACCGGTGAGCAGCGGCTGATCCATACGTTGCGCGGGGTGGGTTATGTGCTGCGTGAACCCGATAGCGGGCGGCGGTGA
- a CDS encoding sensor histidine kinase, whose protein sequence is MVWLRSVRRVISNRLAAIPLRITLVLALVMLAAAGLLASGLAVTSALRTALVDRLDQQLVEAAHTWASPGGPALHRLPGRPGFERPPVLFYARVQDSSGRVLQLDDQAAGAPDVPADAGTGPFTTGSTDGDSSNWRVLNLETPQGSSLVALRMDETEAIIDRLIMLELVIGALVLAALAVAAYFVIRRSLRRLVEVEEIAAEIAAGDLHRRVPVRGTDTEVDSLATSLNAMLSQIQTGFAATEASEEAARRSEAKMRRFVADASHELRTPLTTIRGFAELYRQGAATDAGLFMERIESEANRMSVLVGDLLMLARLDAQRPLEREPVDLLALASDAVHSARAAAAARHPELPPRPIDLDARPGTGTYEITGDAARLRQVLANLLNNALVHTPPDAAITVALTPHDDEVLLEVSDTGPGLPPEEAARIFERFYRTDTSRSRDSGGTGLGLSIVQALVAAHGGTVHVHSTVGEGTTFTVRLPREKTTPS, encoded by the coding sequence ATGGTCTGGCTGCGCTCAGTCCGGCGCGTGATCTCGAACCGGCTCGCCGCTATTCCACTTCGGATCACGTTGGTGCTGGCGCTGGTCATGCTGGCGGCGGCCGGACTGCTGGCCTCCGGCCTCGCGGTCACCTCCGCGCTGCGCACAGCACTGGTCGACCGGCTCGACCAGCAGTTGGTCGAAGCCGCGCACACCTGGGCGAGCCCGGGCGGGCCCGCCTTGCACCGGCTGCCCGGACGGCCGGGGTTCGAGCGCCCGCCGGTGCTGTTCTACGCGCGGGTGCAGGATTCGTCGGGGCGGGTGCTGCAACTCGACGACCAGGCCGCCGGCGCACCGGACGTGCCCGCCGACGCCGGAACCGGCCCGTTCACCACCGGCTCCACCGACGGCGATTCGTCCAACTGGCGAGTCCTCAATCTCGAGACTCCGCAAGGCTCGAGCCTGGTCGCGCTGCGAATGGACGAAACCGAGGCCATCATCGACCGGCTCATCATGCTGGAACTGGTGATCGGGGCGTTGGTGCTGGCGGCGCTGGCGGTGGCCGCGTACTTCGTCATCCGGCGCAGTCTGCGGCGACTGGTCGAGGTCGAGGAGATCGCCGCCGAGATCGCCGCCGGTGATCTGCATCGGCGAGTTCCGGTGCGCGGCACCGACACCGAGGTCGACAGCCTCGCCACCTCACTCAATGCCATGCTCAGCCAGATCCAGACCGGTTTCGCCGCGACCGAGGCCTCCGAAGAGGCGGCCCGGCGCTCCGAGGCCAAGATGCGCCGCTTCGTCGCCGACGCCAGCCACGAACTGCGCACCCCGCTCACCACGATCCGCGGATTCGCCGAGCTCTACCGTCAGGGCGCGGCTACCGACGCCGGCCTGTTCATGGAACGCATCGAGAGCGAAGCCAATCGGATGAGCGTGCTGGTCGGCGATCTGCTGATGCTGGCCCGCCTCGACGCCCAGCGCCCCCTCGAACGCGAACCGGTCGACCTGCTCGCCCTGGCCAGCGACGCCGTGCACAGCGCCCGCGCCGCAGCCGCCGCCCGCCACCCCGAGCTCCCGCCACGCCCCATCGATCTCGACGCGCGGCCGGGAACAGGCACCTACGAAATCACCGGTGACGCCGCCCGCCTACGCCAGGTCCTGGCCAACCTCCTGAACAACGCCCTCGTCCACACCCCACCCGACGCCGCCATCACCGTCGCACTGACCCCACACGACGACGAAGTCCTACTCGAGGTGAGCGACACCGGCCCCGGCCTACCCCCCGAAGAAGCCGCCCGAATCTTCGAACGCTTCTACCGCACCGACACCTCACGCAGCCGCGACAGCGGCGGAACCGGACTGGGCCTGTCCATCGTCCAGGCACTGGTCGCCGCACACGGCGGGACCGTGCACGTACACAGCACCGTCGGCGAAGGAACGACCTTCACAGTCCGATTGCCGCGCGAGAAGACGACACCGAGCTGA
- a CDS encoding class I SAM-dependent methyltransferase gives MTTVHPAPTETATEEFAARMVGVLNDGCTAMMTSIGHQTGLFDTMSTLPGPVTCPELAAAAGLNERYVREWLGAMTVSEIVEFDPATQTYQLPAAHAAALTRAAGPHNLARFMQVVSMLGEVEPAIAECFRAGGGLSYDNYPRFHQFMAEFSAGTLDAALLDSILPMVPGLTERLREGIDLADIGCGRGHAINLMAQAFPASRFIGYDFSVEAIEAARAEATQLGLTNVTFEVLDVTDLDLTDAYDAITVFDAIHDQAHPATVLANIARALRDNGVFLMVDIQASSHLEDNAALPFGPFLYTVSTMHCMTVSLGLDGDGLGTVWGEQKALSMLADAGFTDVRIHHEEADPLNSYYVARKG, from the coding sequence ATGACCACTGTCCATCCGGCACCCACCGAAACCGCCACCGAAGAGTTCGCCGCCCGCATGGTCGGCGTCCTCAACGACGGTTGTACCGCGATGATGACCAGCATCGGCCATCAGACCGGCCTGTTCGACACCATGTCCACCCTTCCGGGCCCGGTGACCTGTCCCGAACTCGCCGCCGCCGCGGGCCTGAACGAGCGGTACGTCCGGGAATGGCTCGGCGCGATGACGGTCTCCGAGATCGTCGAATTCGACCCGGCCACACAGACTTACCAGCTGCCCGCCGCCCACGCCGCGGCTCTGACCCGGGCGGCCGGCCCGCACAATCTCGCCCGCTTCATGCAGGTGGTGTCGATGCTGGGCGAGGTGGAACCCGCCATCGCCGAATGTTTCCGGGCCGGCGGCGGACTCTCCTACGACAACTACCCGCGCTTCCATCAGTTCATGGCCGAATTCAGTGCCGGCACACTCGATGCCGCGTTGCTCGACAGCATCTTGCCGATGGTCCCCGGCCTGACCGAACGCCTGCGCGAGGGCATCGACCTGGCCGACATCGGTTGCGGCCGCGGCCACGCGATCAACCTGATGGCACAGGCCTTCCCGGCCAGCCGCTTCATCGGCTACGACTTCTCCGTCGAAGCGATCGAAGCCGCCCGCGCCGAAGCCACCCAGCTCGGCCTGACCAACGTCACCTTCGAAGTACTCGACGTCACCGACCTCGACCTGACCGACGCCTACGACGCGATCACCGTCTTCGACGCCATCCACGACCAGGCCCACCCCGCCACCGTCCTCGCGAATATCGCACGCGCCCTTCGCGATAACGGCGTCTTCCTGATGGTCGACATCCAGGCCTCCAGCCACCTAGAAGACAACGCCGCCCTCCCCTTCGGCCCCTTCCTCTACACCGTCTCCACCATGCACTGCATGACCGTCTCCCTCGGCCTCGACGGCGACGGCCTCGGCACGGTCTGGGGCGAACAAAAAGCCCTGTCCATGCTCGCCGACGCCGGTTTCACCGACGTCCGGATCCACCATGAGGAAGCGGATCCGCTGAACAGTTACTACGTGGCCAGGAAGGGGTGA
- a CDS encoding HIT family protein, with product MASVFSAIIAGQLPGRFVWEDDEFVGFLTIAPVTQGHTLVVPRAEIDQWQDVDPELFARLTGVAQKLGRAVRTAFDAPRAGLLIAGLEVPHLHVHVFPAFTMGNFDISGADPNPSPESLDEAQAKIKQALRELGYGANVPD from the coding sequence ATGGCTTCTGTTTTCAGTGCGATCATCGCTGGTCAGCTCCCCGGTCGATTCGTATGGGAGGACGACGAATTCGTCGGTTTCCTCACCATCGCGCCGGTCACCCAGGGCCACACCCTGGTGGTTCCGCGCGCGGAGATCGACCAGTGGCAAGACGTCGACCCCGAGCTCTTCGCCCGCCTCACCGGCGTCGCCCAGAAGCTCGGCCGGGCCGTGCGCACCGCCTTCGACGCGCCCCGCGCCGGCCTGCTGATCGCCGGGCTGGAAGTGCCGCACCTGCATGTGCACGTCTTCCCCGCCTTCACCATGGGCAACTTCGACATCTCCGGCGCCGACCCCAACCCCTCCCCCGAATCTCTCGACGAGGCGCAGGCCAAGATCAAGCAGGCCCTGCGCGAGCTCGGTTACGGCGCCAACGTCCCGGACTGA
- a CDS encoding PH domain-containing protein has translation MGLMDGIMGNAGRIDPGQAQQEYAKLLGNGEQIYAAFLLIRDAILFTNRRLILVDKQGMSGRKVSYHSIPYRSITHFSVETAGTFDLDAELAIWISGSSTPLQKKFNRQVDIYEVQGLLSHFVAV, from the coding sequence ATGGGTCTGATGGACGGAATCATGGGCAACGCCGGGCGGATCGATCCCGGCCAGGCCCAGCAGGAATACGCCAAACTCCTCGGCAACGGCGAGCAGATCTATGCCGCCTTTCTCCTCATCCGCGACGCCATCCTGTTCACCAACCGGCGCCTGATCCTGGTCGACAAGCAGGGCATGTCCGGGCGCAAGGTGAGCTACCACAGCATCCCCTACCGCTCGATCACGCATTTCTCGGTGGAAACCGCAGGCACCTTCGACCTCGACGCCGAACTCGCCATCTGGATCTCCGGTAGCTCCACCCCGTTGCAGAAGAAGTTCAACCGGCAGGTCGACATCTACGAGGTGCAGGGACTGCTCTCGCATTTCGTGGCCGTCTAG
- the purD gene encoding phosphoribosylamine--glycine ligase, which translates to MRVLVIGSGAREHALILALRRDPAVQAVVAAPGNAGIAQHAQIRPVDPTSAEAVVALATELAADLVVIGPEVPLVLGVADAVRAAGIACFGPSAAAARIEGSKAFAKDVMAAAGVRTAHSEVVDTPAELDAALDRFGPTWVVKDDGLAAGKGVVVTTDRSAARDHGAELLEQGHPVLFESFLDGPEVSLFCLVDGETVVPLLPAQDHKRVGDGDTGPNTGGMGAYTPLPWLPEETARAIVTDVVEPVAAEMVRRGCGFSGLLYAGLAIGAEGPAVVEFNCRFGDPETQAVLALLDSPLGELLYATATGTLAQVQPPRWRDGSAITVVLAAENYPGRPRLGDVITGAGEGSSDDAATVLHAGTAQREDGALVSAGGRVLNVVGTGPDLAAARTAAYERIANIKLPGSHYRTDIGLAAVEDRISV; encoded by the coding sequence GTGCGCGTACTCGTCATCGGTTCCGGAGCCCGTGAACATGCCCTAATCCTCGCCCTGCGTCGCGACCCCGCGGTGCAGGCCGTGGTGGCCGCACCGGGTAATGCCGGCATCGCCCAGCACGCGCAGATCCGTCCGGTCGATCCCACCTCCGCCGAAGCCGTGGTCGCGCTGGCCACCGAGCTGGCCGCCGACCTGGTCGTGATCGGCCCCGAGGTGCCGCTGGTGCTCGGCGTGGCCGACGCGGTGCGCGCCGCGGGCATCGCCTGCTTCGGCCCGTCCGCCGCCGCGGCGCGGATCGAGGGGTCGAAGGCCTTCGCCAAGGACGTAATGGCCGCCGCCGGTGTGCGCACGGCGCACAGCGAGGTCGTCGACACTCCGGCCGAACTCGATGCCGCGCTCGACCGCTTCGGCCCCACCTGGGTGGTGAAGGACGACGGCCTGGCCGCGGGTAAGGGCGTGGTGGTGACCACCGACCGGTCCGCCGCCCGCGATCACGGCGCCGAACTGCTCGAGCAGGGGCATCCGGTGCTGTTCGAATCGTTCCTCGACGGCCCGGAAGTGTCGCTGTTCTGCCTGGTCGACGGCGAAACCGTGGTGCCGCTGCTGCCCGCGCAGGACCACAAGCGCGTCGGCGACGGCGACACCGGCCCGAATACCGGCGGCATGGGCGCCTACACCCCGCTGCCCTGGCTGCCGGAGGAGACCGCGCGCGCCATCGTCACCGATGTGGTGGAGCCGGTGGCGGCCGAGATGGTGCGTCGCGGCTGCGGATTCTCCGGCCTGCTCTACGCCGGCCTGGCCATCGGCGCCGAGGGCCCGGCCGTGGTCGAGTTCAACTGCCGCTTCGGCGACCCGGAAACCCAGGCGGTGCTCGCACTGCTCGACAGCCCGCTGGGCGAACTGCTCTACGCCACCGCTACCGGCACCCTCGCCCAGGTGCAGCCGCCGCGCTGGCGTGACGGTTCGGCGATCACCGTGGTGCTCGCGGCCGAGAACTACCCCGGCCGTCCCCGGCTCGGTGACGTGATCACCGGTGCGGGCGAAGGGTCTTCCGACGACGCCGCCACCGTGCTGCACGCCGGTACCGCGCAGCGCGAAGACGGTGCGCTGGTTTCCGCCGGTGGGCGAGTGCTGAACGTCGTGGGCACCGGCCCCGACCTGGCCGCCGCCCGCACCGCCGCCTACGAGCGGATCGCGAACATCAAGCTTCCGGGCAGCCACTACCGCACCGATATCGGTCTGGCGGCCGTCGAGGACCGCATCAGCGTGTAG
- a CDS encoding M23 family metallopeptidase: protein MVGGVVLGADWRTREQKDRRDLRGLFNSRVARVRQLAGRRPTRADVNALLAKRPTRDDVRAMLAKRPTGDEVRATLRKHRVLIGGVTVVALFAAADSSFTDLVTDRGPAPGQVQRIAVAYPWQMQTTTPSVRRYLDAIDHGERLREAAVVAAAARATLERARNEAAAAAAGERQPWMGTPPPPAITMTPGEVLPGGITPGAGGFVLPAIGVFTSGFGQRWGTFHNGIDVAGPIGTPIYAVANGTVIDAGPAQGFGLWVRIRHDDGSISVYGHMYDFFVSVGERVPAGMQIARMGNRGDSTGPHLHFEVIVGGQHVDPQRWLALHGLTYR from the coding sequence ATGGTCGGCGGGGTCGTGCTGGGCGCTGATTGGCGCACGCGTGAGCAGAAGGACCGCCGCGACCTGCGGGGACTGTTCAACTCACGGGTCGCCCGGGTTCGGCAACTGGCAGGCAGGCGGCCGACCCGCGCCGACGTCAACGCGCTGCTCGCCAAGCGACCCACGCGCGACGATGTCCGGGCCATGCTGGCGAAGCGGCCGACCGGCGACGAGGTGCGCGCGACTCTGCGCAAGCATCGGGTGCTGATCGGCGGGGTCACCGTCGTCGCGCTGTTCGCCGCGGCCGATTCCAGCTTCACCGATCTGGTCACCGACCGCGGGCCCGCGCCGGGGCAGGTGCAGCGGATCGCGGTGGCCTATCCGTGGCAGATGCAGACCACCACACCATCGGTGCGGCGCTACCTCGACGCCATCGACCACGGCGAACGCCTCCGCGAAGCGGCCGTGGTGGCCGCAGCGGCCCGAGCCACCCTCGAACGCGCCCGCAACGAGGCGGCAGCCGCGGCGGCTGGCGAACGTCAGCCGTGGATGGGCACCCCGCCACCACCGGCCATCACCATGACGCCCGGCGAGGTGCTACCCGGTGGCATCACACCCGGCGCGGGCGGTTTCGTGCTCCCGGCGATCGGTGTGTTCACCTCCGGTTTCGGCCAGCGCTGGGGCACCTTCCACAACGGCATCGACGTGGCCGGACCGATCGGCACCCCGATCTACGCCGTAGCCAACGGCACCGTCATCGACGCGGGCCCGGCGCAAGGGTTCGGCCTGTGGGTCAGGATCCGCCACGACGACGGCAGCATCTCCGTCTACGGCCACATGTACGACTTCTTCGTCTCCGTCGGCGAACGCGTCCCCGCCGGCATGCAGATCGCCCGCATGGGCAACCGCGGCGATTCCACCGGCCCCCACCTGCACTTCGAGGTCATCGTCGGCGGCCAGCACGTCGACCCCCAGCGCTGGCTGGCACTGCACGGCCTCACCTACCGCTGA